A window of Granulicella arctica genomic DNA:
CAACCGCGAAGTTCACCAAGACGGCGGAAGCCTGAACAGAAAGAACTTTGACAGCCTGACCGGGTAATCGACGCAACCACTTGAACGCGAAGAACGCGATGACCGGAAGCTGGCCCGCTATTAGGATTTGCCAGATATGCGCTGTAGGTCCTTCGTCCTTGGCACGAAAATCTCCAAAAACCCATGGCCCTAACGCCATTGTCGCTAATGCAAGAAGAGACATGGTCAACGGCAGGAACGCGCTGGGCTGCTTCGAAAGTGCGCTAAACGTCTGTGGTGATTTGGTCATGTCTGCTCCGAAAGTGGGTGAAATAAGCTCTGAAAAGGCGGAACGCACCAAGTCGGCTGATGTTCGAAGGCCCGCCGGCCGCAAGTAAAGGAACTCTTCAAACTCTTCTCCATAACGGGTGCGCCAACGCCGAGGATAGAGACGCAAATGCAAGCGCGCCAAAATGCGGTTCATCTCACCTCCAGCCTGCTCAACCCCACCTGCGCAAGCTGTTTCATCGCAGAAAGGCGAGCACGGAGTACGCTACGACCTTGGGTCGTAATGCGATAGGGTTGGCGCCGCTCTTCCGGTGGAAGGGGTTCAATCCAGCCCTCCTGCTCCAGCCGGCTGATCGCTCCATATAGAGTTCCTGGTCCCAATCGCGTTCCACAGAGGCGCGCAACGTCCTCGATCATGGCATGACCGTGCTTTGGACCACTGGCTAGGCTCGCAAGTACGAGCAAAGGAGGATCGGAATATTGGCCAAGATCCTTTGTGTGGTTAGGCATCATCGTGCTCCGACTACTACGTGTTGCGTAGTAGTATTGCACGGCCGCTGCGATGGGCCAAGTTGATTTTGCAAAAAAACGCACATCCATACGCCCGAAGCTTTTGCAAAGGCCGAGTAAAGTGGTCAGCCAGTTAGCCGAATCGACTTTGCACTCTCTGAAACCACCGTCTCAGCAAGGTACACTCGCTGTGAACACAGCGGAGGTTCTATGAAGCGAGTCACTGATATCGGCGGCATCTTTTTCAAGGCAAAGGATGCACCTGCGCTGCAGGCCTGGTACAAGCGTCATCTTGGCATCGATGTTCAGACGTGGGGCGGTGCAGCATTCGACTGGACCGACTCGGATGGCAAGCCTACGGGTGGAACGACCGCCTGGTCTGTTGCTCCGGAAGAAAGCGCCCAGTTTGCTCCAAGCAAAGCCTCATTCATGGTCAACTATCGCGTTGAAGACCTTCACGCTCTCATCGAGGCTCTCAAAGCGGAGGGCTGCAACGTCCTCGACAAGATCGACGACTCTGAGTACGGGAAGTTTGGTTGGGTCATCGATCCTGAAGGAAACAAGGTCGAGTTATGCCAACCACCCGCTGGTCAATGAAGCGAGTAGGTCATATGATGAAGTCGCCTCCACCGCAAACTTACATACGATAAAGGACGTTGTTCTGAGAATAGATAGCTCCTACTCGACCGCAAAGGTGTTGTATCCGAGTTTCTTCAAGCAGCGTATGTGGTGCTGGGCGCGTTCGACATCCCTGTCGTTCGGAGTTATCAAAGGTTCTTCTCGGTAGGGCATCTTCGCTGAGAGAACTGCGTGGATTGTCTTAAGCAGCGTGTGCCCGAGCGCCACGATGGCGCGTTTGTTTCCGCAGCGCGATCTCAGTGCGTGGTAACGCGACTGCAGCCGTGAACCCTTTCGGTTGGTGGCTGCCCATGCGCTTTGCGTCAGCGTTGTTTTCAGCCAGACGTTTCCCCGGTTCGTACGAACGCTCTTCTTGACGCCAGCACTTTCGTGGTTCGCCGGGCACAGGCCAGCCCATGAACTGAGTTGCGCTACTGTTGGGAACTGTTCCATGTCCGCTCCTATCTCGGCCAGGATGCTGGCGGCGGATTCTTCCTTGATGCCCGGAATGCTCTGGAGCAGATGGAACGCTTCGGCAAGTGCCGAGTCCGTCAAGTGCCGTCGGATCTCGGTGTTGAGCGCTTCTACCTGTTCATCAAGGAACTCGAGATGACGAAGAGCATGCCGGATGAGAAAGCGCTGATGGTCGCTCAACCGATGATCGGCAACGGAAGCCGTAATTTGTGGGATCTTTTCTCGGGCCTTCTTCTTGGCCAAATCAGCGATCTGCTCTGCGGTCATCCGGCCGTCGAGAAGCGCTGCGAGCATCAACTTGCCCGACACACAGAAGACGTCTGACAACACGTCACCGAGCTTGATGTTCGCATCTTCAAGCACCTTCTGAACCCGGTTCCGTTCCCTCGAGTTCTCCCCGATGAGCTGCCTGCGACGACGCGTGAGGTCTCGTAGTTCACGAAACGCCAACGGAGGGATGAAGCTTGGCCGGATCATGCCGTGGCGAAGAAGATGAGCCAGCCAGCGGCTATCGTTTGGATCGGTCTTGTGTCCGCGCCTGTTCTGCACGTCCACAGCGTTCGCCAGGATCACACGGACGTGCGCCTCAAGCAGGTTGAAGACCGGCTTCCAGTAGCTGCCGGTGCTCTCCATCACGGCATGAGTGCAACCTTCGGCGACCAGCCATTCGGCGAGCCGTTGAAGCTCGCTCACAATCGTGCCGAACTTCTTGATCTGCGTGTGGGGTTCGTCTCTTGCGCCACCGGTCATGACGCAGACCACGACGAACTTCTTGCCGACATCGATGCCGGCACATCGCTCTAGAATCGTTTCGATCATCTGCTCCTCCAATGCGGACAAGCAGCCGGCGGCGAGTTGGGCATATTGTTCTACGGGCTCAAGAGAGCACCAGTCAGATGTACGTGAGCCGCCGGCGGGTCAGATTATCATTCGGGGTCAGACCACCAATAAGTCCGCGACCCTTTACCTGTTCGCCCCTGAAGTCTCCACCACCCCACGCTTCAGGTCAACGAAAACCCTTCTCATCCTCAAGTGCGGCCGCGTCGCGGCCATCGCTGATTATCATGCCTAGTAAAAGGGAAACAACTGACAATAGGGGCACTCAGTGTTTAGCTGCTCAGCATCGAGACAGTGATTGCTTTCGCGATTCAATTCGCTAGCTCTGATGCAAGCAACTTTACTGTTCTGCTTTCAGTTGTTGCGCTTAGGTAATTAACTACCAGTAAGAACTCCCGCACAGATGCTTCGTCGCACCCCCGAACTGTGTGTAGCAAAGGCAAACTTTCGTTTGACATGAGTTCCGTCCTAGGTTAGTTTCTGCCTATCGGTAATCTAACATCTAAACGGAAGTGCTCCCGGGCAGCAGTGGCTCACCTATTTCTAGCGTTTTGCTGATGATACGGTTTCGTCGAAGCACATTCCTATAACGCCTGCATATGAATCTGAATGGAACCATTGACGACCATAGATCGCCCGTTCGTGGATAGTAGAGCAACAACACCACTACAAAGGAATCGTGATGATTACTAGGCGCAACTTTGGGAAGCTGGGTATGGGACTGGCTGCCACAAGCAGATTTTCTCCTTTTCTATTAGTTTCGAGCGCTGATGCTCAAGGACACAGTACGACAGGCGAAGGCGCAGATATCCGCCGTGTAGGCGTACGAAGCAACGGTGCATATTGGGGGCATGGAGGTGAGAAAATCGATCTGCTCTCAGGCAATCTTTCTTACTCAATGTCGTTGCTGCGTGCAATGAGTCGATCTTGCAGTGTGCCTGTCTCATTGACCTACAACTCGCAGATATGGAAGCAAGGGCTAGCAGGCTCGAAGTCTTATGGGAGCGACTCCTGTGTGGGCTATGCGTGGCGTCTGCATATTTCATCCGTTATTCCTGAGACGAACGGCACTACCGCCAGTGGTTTTACATTCGTCGACGGTTCTGGCGCAGAGTACCGCATGACGCAAAGCGGAAATGTATGGCGGTCACTTAATGGTCACTATGTAACCTGGGATCCGGCACAGTCGACGCTTTGGCTCGCAAACGGCTCGTCAATGACGTTCGGATCGGTCGCAGGGCCACATGAGGACGACGCAGGAACAATGTATCCAACCTTAATTCAGGATACAAATGGTAATCAGATAGTGGTTAGCTACCTGGCTGGGATCGGTCAGACAGGTAGCAACTCAAGCGGAAGGATTTCGCAAATTCAAGATGCCCGTGCTGGCTTTGCTGGAGACGGCCAATTCAGCTACATCTTTATGTATAGTTCTGGCCAGTTGCCGCGGTTGCACTCGATTGTCAACACAGTCGGCAGTTTAGAGAACTATTCGTTTTCTTATGTGCAACAACAAGTATCGTCCCCTTTTGCGGAAGCTAACAGCGTCAGCATCCAGGTAACGATGCTCGCTTCTGTGACAGATGGAACCGGGCTAAAGCATATCTTTGAATACAATCTTCACGGAGAATTGACCCAAGGCCAAAAGCCGCAAGGGGGGGTTCTGGGGTGGGACTACCGGACCTACAGCTTCCACAACGGCCGTGCCATTCGAGAGGTGTCAAGTCGCTCACTGTTGGATCCTCATTCGCCTTCAAACTCACATACACATTCGTTTGATAGAGACCCTTCCGATAGTGGCGAAGAGGTTCACAGTTCTGCAATTGTGAGCGGACCGACTGTCGGCGCACGAAAAATATGGAGCTTTTCCAGTGCTTCTGGATCAGCCCATTTGGGGCATGCGTTGTCGGTTTCCTCATTGAGTGGAGCAAAGGTTGCGCGGCAGAAGTCATTTGCATGGAGCAACACGGATACAGGGATTCCATACATCTCGAATCAAACCACCGTACTTGATCCGGGCACTGCCGGCCAAAAAACATCGAGCCATCAGATTTCCCGTGATGCCTATGGAAATCTAGCGTCACACGAGCTGCTCGACTATGACAAAAGTGCGAGTCCTGCTCGGACTATCAAGCACACGCATGTGACCGATCAGGCTTATCTTGCTCGCCATATCCTTAATTTGCGGAACTCGACCGAGGTGCAAGGCGGTGGGAAGGCGGTGAATACTCGCAGCTTGAAGTATGACACTACTCCGATCATCGACCGTCCAGGCCTTACGAAACACGATTCGACAACATTCAATGTTGGAAACGCCTTGCGTGGCAACATAACCGAGAGCTATGTAGGAGGTGTCTATCGTCGCGTTCAATACGACATCACTGGTACTCCAAGTGTCATACAGGACAGCACTCAGGGTCAGATCTCCTTGGTTCCAGCAGAAGACAGCAATAACACTCGGCTAGGAATAATCATCCCGAACAGCAACGAAAATCTGGCCATGCAGATGGGCTACTCCGGCGGAAAGCTGACGACGGTGACCCGTCCGAATGGAAACCAAACGGCTCTATCCTATGACAGTCTAGGCAGACCCGCTACTACAGCCGACTCGAACGGACGGCTTGTCACCTTCGGGTACGATAATGGCCCATCTACGGTCACCAGTTCACTCAATGGCAGGTGGCGGAGAGCAATCTACGGCGGCTTCGGCCAAGTGATCAAAACCGAGAAGGGCGATGAGTCAGGTACCCATAGTTTAGTGCTAAACACCTATGGGCCGGCAGCGAACGCCCCTATGGGTAATCTCGTGCAGACATCACTGCCGCAAGCACCGGGAGACGAACCACAGTGGATGAATACCGCTTACGACGATCTCGGTAGAAAGATATCTCAGGATTCAGTAAAGACGGGCGCCCCCACCACGTTTTCCTACTCTGGAAACTCGGTGAAAATCGCCAGTCCTTCAGGTCGATGGAAGAAGGTCTTTAGAAATGCAACTGGCCAGATCCAAAAAGTTGTGATGCCGGATGCAAGCAACACCACAACTGTAGAGACCCAGTACTCGTACAACGCTCTAGGAAAGCTGATCTCGGTTACGATGCCAAGAGCCGGTGCCACACAGACTCGAAGTTTTTCCTATGACTCCGGTGGCCGAGTGACCCAGAAGCATCATCCCGAGAGCGGTCTTAAAAACCTAGTCTACAATCAAGATGGTACTTTAGCGTCGACAATGGATGCTAAAGGTCAGAGTTGTGTGTATACCAGGGATGCCAATAAACGGATCACCCTGGTTAATCGAGTTACTGCCAAGGGCGATCCACTTCCGAATGAATCCTATTCCTATTATTACGATAGCAATTCGTTCGATTCAGCCTTTTCCAAAAATACTCAAGGACGTATTGCGGCGGTGCAATGGGGAAATGCTAACACCTTGCCTGGTCTTATGACTGAGATGTACAGCTATACCGTCTCCGGTCAACTAGCTGCAAAGCGTCTCAGGGTGAATCGCGGTGGCAACAATGCCGATCTTGAGTTGCACATAACTTACGACGGGGAAGGCCGGGTTGCATCGGTAACGTACCCCTTCGGAGATCCAACTCTGTCCTATACCTACGATTCCATGGGGCGTCTAAGTGGCGTTTCGACTGCCTCCGATGCAACCGTCAAGGATGTCGCGTACGACAGCTCAGGGAATCTGACCTCGATGAAACTCTATGCCAAAAACATAGGCCAATACCTCATTCAGGGATATCAGTACAACACTCGTAACCGGGCTACACGTTTGATCGCTGCACCGGCAGACCCAACATCCGGAGGCGGGCAGCTTCCTACTGTCGATCTCGCCTATACCTACCGTTCCAATGACGGCAAAGTGATCTCCGAAACAGATAACATTACAGGGACATCAGTATCCTACGGCTACGACAGCCAAGACAGGCTTGCTGCAGCCGTAAGTAGCGATGGAGCGTGGGGCTTAGGCTACACGTATGATGAATTCGGCAATCGAACCAGTCAGACCTTGACCCAGGGTCGGGGCTATTCTCAACAGGTTGTGTACGACCCTGCGAACAACCGGATCGTAGATTCTAAGACTGACTACGACGCGAGCGGCAACCTCGTTCAACTTCCGTATATGCAGATGAAGTACGACGCAAATAACCGGCTTACTCGGCTTGAGAGTCCGAGCGGGGTAGAGCATTTTGGCTACGACTACAAGAATCTGCGTGTTTGGAAGGTGGCACCGGATGGCACGGAGAGCTTCGATTTTTATAGTGGGACCATAAATCTCGCGACCTATATCTTGGCAAAGGATAAGTCAGGAAATCTCGCTTTCAGTGTTGCCAAAACCGACATCTACTTCGGCAGACGACTCGCCCAGTCGGCAGGGGATGTGGTTGTCACCGATCGACTTGGATCAACTCGTGCTTGGAGCGCAAAGAAAGGTGCGAAGACGGCCAACTACATGCCTTTCGGCGAGAAAATTAAGAGTCAGGACGACGAACGAAGCAAATTCGATGGGTATGAAGATGATGTCAACACGGACCTGAAGTACGCCGAGCAACGCTACTATTCAAGTACCCTCGGCCGGTTCATGTCGCCTGACCCCTATGAAGGAAGCGCAAATCTTTCCAGCCCGGAAAGTTGGAACCGGTACGCATTCGTGGCCAACGATCCCATCAATCGTGTTGACCCCCATGGACTCATCATATCCGGGACTTCAGGCCCATCCGGCGATCCTGGCAACACCGGCAGCGGCGGCAAAGGAGGCGGAGGCGACAGCAGCCCCAGTCATGGTAGCGGTGGCAGTGGCGCAATCGGTACAAATGATCCCGAGCTAGATGATGGTACACCAGCCACATCGGGCTGGACTCAATCTGTCCATTACGATTCCAATGGATCTTACGAAGTTACAAATGACTATACGGGTGTTTATGGCAACACTCTAGAAGTCATAAATGACTATAGCGCCGATGGCACGATGAATGAACTCCAAGTCTACGATAACAACGGGAATCAGATATTTGGAGGAAGCGACGCCGATTTCACTTCAAGCCTGAATCAAAGCTTGCTCTCTCTTCAGAACGCCATGGCTAAAGATACCTCTGGACAAAATCTCATAATTGGGATTGGAACAGTTGGCACATCTGTCGACGCGGTTCTTTCGCCTGCTGTTGCAGCCTTAATTGCGATGTTCACTGCTGCGGACGCAACTCCCTATGCTGTTACCGCGACTGCGGCACAGATTTTAATAAATAACTGCCAGGCGTGGATTACGTGGGCGACAAGCGCCGCGAAGCATTAGAGAAAAAACACTTGAGAAATAGGGGCAAACAATGGTGACAAACAACATACTGAAATGCAGTCTTCTGGCATGGATTCTGTTATTCGCTCCCGTTCGAAAAAGTGAGGCCCAAAATAATATCCAACCATCCGAGGTCACCCCGATTCCGCCGCCGCCGGCTCTTCGCATCG
This region includes:
- a CDS encoding PadR family transcriptional regulator gives rise to the protein MDVRFFAKSTWPIAAAVQYYYATRSSRSTMMPNHTKDLGQYSDPPLLVLASLASGPKHGHAMIEDVARLCGTRLGPGTLYGAISRLEQEGWIEPLPPEERRQPYRITTQGRSVLRARLSAMKQLAQVGLSRLEVR
- a CDS encoding VOC family protein, whose product is MKRVTDIGGIFFKAKDAPALQAWYKRHLGIDVQTWGGAAFDWTDSDGKPTGGTTAWSVAPEESAQFAPSKASFMVNYRVEDLHALIEALKAEGCNVLDKIDDSEYGKFGWVIDPEGNKVELCQPPAGQ
- a CDS encoding IS110 family RNA-guided transposase yields the protein MIETILERCAGIDVGKKFVVVCVMTGGARDEPHTQIKKFGTIVSELQRLAEWLVAEGCTHAVMESTGSYWKPVFNLLEAHVRVILANAVDVQNRRGHKTDPNDSRWLAHLLRHGMIRPSFIPPLAFRELRDLTRRRRQLIGENSRERNRVQKVLEDANIKLGDVLSDVFCVSGKLMLAALLDGRMTAEQIADLAKKKAREKIPQITASVADHRLSDHQRFLIRHALRHLEFLDEQVEALNTEIRRHLTDSALAEAFHLLQSIPGIKEESAASILAEIGADMEQFPTVAQLSSWAGLCPANHESAGVKKSVRTNRGNVWLKTTLTQSAWAATNRKGSRLQSRYHALRSRCGNKRAIVALGHTLLKTIHAVLSAKMPYREEPLITPNDRDVERAQHHIRCLKKLGYNTFAVE
- a CDS encoding RHS repeat domain-containing protein; this encodes MITRRNFGKLGMGLAATSRFSPFLLVSSADAQGHSTTGEGADIRRVGVRSNGAYWGHGGEKIDLLSGNLSYSMSLLRAMSRSCSVPVSLTYNSQIWKQGLAGSKSYGSDSCVGYAWRLHISSVIPETNGTTASGFTFVDGSGAEYRMTQSGNVWRSLNGHYVTWDPAQSTLWLANGSSMTFGSVAGPHEDDAGTMYPTLIQDTNGNQIVVSYLAGIGQTGSNSSGRISQIQDARAGFAGDGQFSYIFMYSSGQLPRLHSIVNTVGSLENYSFSYVQQQVSSPFAEANSVSIQVTMLASVTDGTGLKHIFEYNLHGELTQGQKPQGGVLGWDYRTYSFHNGRAIREVSSRSLLDPHSPSNSHTHSFDRDPSDSGEEVHSSAIVSGPTVGARKIWSFSSASGSAHLGHALSVSSLSGAKVARQKSFAWSNTDTGIPYISNQTTVLDPGTAGQKTSSHQISRDAYGNLASHELLDYDKSASPARTIKHTHVTDQAYLARHILNLRNSTEVQGGGKAVNTRSLKYDTTPIIDRPGLTKHDSTTFNVGNALRGNITESYVGGVYRRVQYDITGTPSVIQDSTQGQISLVPAEDSNNTRLGIIIPNSNENLAMQMGYSGGKLTTVTRPNGNQTALSYDSLGRPATTADSNGRLVTFGYDNGPSTVTSSLNGRWRRAIYGGFGQVIKTEKGDESGTHSLVLNTYGPAANAPMGNLVQTSLPQAPGDEPQWMNTAYDDLGRKISQDSVKTGAPTTFSYSGNSVKIASPSGRWKKVFRNATGQIQKVVMPDASNTTTVETQYSYNALGKLISVTMPRAGATQTRSFSYDSGGRVTQKHHPESGLKNLVYNQDGTLASTMDAKGQSCVYTRDANKRITLVNRVTAKGDPLPNESYSYYYDSNSFDSAFSKNTQGRIAAVQWGNANTLPGLMTEMYSYTVSGQLAAKRLRVNRGGNNADLELHITYDGEGRVASVTYPFGDPTLSYTYDSMGRLSGVSTASDATVKDVAYDSSGNLTSMKLYAKNIGQYLIQGYQYNTRNRATRLIAAPADPTSGGGQLPTVDLAYTYRSNDGKVISETDNITGTSVSYGYDSQDRLAAAVSSDGAWGLGYTYDEFGNRTSQTLTQGRGYSQQVVYDPANNRIVDSKTDYDASGNLVQLPYMQMKYDANNRLTRLESPSGVEHFGYDYKNLRVWKVAPDGTESFDFYSGTINLATYILAKDKSGNLAFSVAKTDIYFGRRLAQSAGDVVVTDRLGSTRAWSAKKGAKTANYMPFGEKIKSQDDERSKFDGYEDDVNTDLKYAEQRYYSSTLGRFMSPDPYEGSANLSSPESWNRYAFVANDPINRVDPHGLIISGTSGPSGDPGNTGSGGKGGGGDSSPSHGSGGSGAIGTNDPELDDGTPATSGWTQSVHYDSNGSYEVTNDYTGVYGNTLEVINDYSADGTMNELQVYDNNGNQIFGGSDADFTSSLNQSLLSLQNAMAKDTSGQNLIIGIGTVGTSVDAVLSPAVAALIAMFTAADATPYAVTATAAQILINNCQAWITWATSAAKH